In a genomic window of Mycolicibacter heraklionensis:
- the fabG gene encoding 3-oxoacyl-ACP reductase FabG gives MALLNGQTAVITGGAQGLGFAIAQRFVAEGARVVLGDLNSEATEAAAARLGADVAVAVRTDVTNSADVDALVAAAVERFGGLDIMVNNAGITRDATMRKMTEDDFDQVIAVHLKGTWNGLRAAAAIMRERKRGAIVNMSSISGKVGMVGQTNYSAAKAGIVGMTKAASKELAYLGVRVNAIQPGLIRSAMTEAMPQRIWDSKVAEVPMGRAGEPDEVATVALFLASDMSSYMTGTVLEVTGGRHL, from the coding sequence GTGGCATTACTCAACGGGCAGACGGCGGTCATCACCGGCGGGGCGCAGGGGCTCGGCTTCGCGATCGCGCAGCGCTTCGTCGCCGAGGGCGCCCGGGTGGTGCTGGGCGATCTGAACTCTGAGGCGACCGAGGCCGCGGCTGCGCGCCTCGGCGCCGACGTGGCGGTGGCGGTACGCACCGACGTCACCAATTCCGCCGACGTCGACGCACTGGTGGCAGCCGCCGTCGAGCGGTTCGGTGGTCTGGACATCATGGTCAACAACGCCGGCATCACCCGCGACGCCACCATGCGCAAGATGACCGAAGACGATTTCGACCAGGTGATCGCGGTCCACCTGAAAGGCACCTGGAACGGTCTGCGCGCGGCCGCGGCGATCATGCGCGAACGCAAGCGCGGCGCGATCGTCAACATGTCCTCTATATCGGGCAAGGTCGGCATGGTCGGGCAGACCAACTATTCAGCCGCCAAGGCCGGCATCGTGGGCATGACCAAGGCCGCCAGCAAGGAGCTGGCCTACCTCGGTGTCCGCGTCAACGCGATCCAGCCCGGGCTGATCCGCTCGGCGATGACCGAGGCCATGCCGCAGCGGATCTGGGATTCGAAGGTCGCCGAGGTACCGATGGGCCGGGCCGGCGAGCCCGACGAGGTGGCGACGGTCGCGCTGTTCCTGGCGTCCGACATGTCCTCTTATATGACGGGCACCGTGCTCGAGGTGACCGGCGGTCGCCACCTATGA
- a CDS encoding acetyl-CoA C-acetyltransferase: MTLREAVICEPVRTPIGRYGGMFKSLTAVELGVAALTGLLERTGLPADAIDDVVLGHCYPSSEAPAIGRVVALDSGLPVTVPGMQVDRRCGSGLQAVIQACLQVGSGAHEVVIAGGAESMSNVAFYSTDMRWGAGRDGVRVHDGLARGRTTAGGQYHPVPGGMLETAENLRRHYQISRAEQDELAVTSHQRAVAAQRSGVLADEIVGVTVRSRTGEQRIDTDEHPRADTSVESLAKLKPVLGKSDPDATVTAGNSSGQNDAASMCVVTTRDKAQQLGLTPLVRLVSWGLAGVKPEVMGIGPVPATDIALAKAGLTLADIDLIELNEAFAAQALAVMAEWRFGAADRDRTNVHGSGISLGHPVGATGGRMLATLARELNRRQERYGLETMCIGGGQGLAAVFERVA; encoded by the coding sequence ATGACCCTGCGCGAGGCGGTGATCTGCGAACCGGTTCGGACCCCCATCGGCCGCTACGGCGGCATGTTCAAGTCGCTGACCGCCGTCGAACTCGGCGTCGCCGCACTGACCGGGCTGCTGGAGCGCACCGGCCTGCCCGCCGATGCCATCGACGACGTGGTGCTGGGGCACTGCTATCCCAGCAGCGAAGCACCGGCGATCGGGCGGGTGGTCGCCCTGGACTCCGGCCTTCCGGTGACGGTGCCGGGCATGCAGGTCGACCGGCGGTGCGGATCGGGGTTGCAGGCGGTGATCCAGGCCTGCCTGCAGGTCGGCAGTGGCGCGCACGAGGTGGTGATCGCCGGCGGTGCCGAGAGCATGAGCAATGTGGCGTTCTACTCCACCGACATGCGCTGGGGCGCAGGCCGCGACGGAGTACGGGTGCACGACGGCCTGGCACGCGGCCGGACCACTGCCGGTGGGCAATACCACCCGGTGCCCGGCGGCATGTTGGAGACCGCGGAGAACCTGCGCCGCCACTACCAGATCTCCCGCGCCGAGCAGGACGAGCTTGCGGTCACCTCGCATCAGCGCGCGGTGGCGGCCCAGCGCAGCGGTGTGCTCGCCGACGAGATCGTCGGTGTCACCGTGCGCTCCCGCACCGGCGAGCAGCGGATCGACACCGACGAGCATCCCCGCGCCGACACCTCGGTGGAGTCGCTGGCCAAACTGAAACCGGTTCTGGGCAAAAGCGATCCCGACGCCACCGTGACCGCCGGCAACTCCAGCGGCCAGAACGACGCGGCCTCGATGTGCGTGGTGACCACCCGGGACAAGGCGCAGCAACTGGGCCTGACTCCGCTGGTGCGGCTGGTCTCCTGGGGCCTGGCCGGAGTCAAGCCCGAAGTCATGGGCATCGGCCCGGTGCCGGCCACCGATATCGCCCTGGCCAAGGCCGGCCTCACGCTCGCCGACATCGACCTGATCGAGCTCAACGAGGCCTTTGCCGCTCAGGCGCTGGCGGTCATGGCGGAGTGGCGATTCGGCGCCGCGGACCGGGACCGGACCAACGTGCACGGTTCCGGAATCTCGCTGGGCCATCCGGTGGGCGCGACCGGCGGCCGGATGCTGGCGACGCTGGCGCGGGAGCTGAACCGTCGCCAGGAGCGCTACGGACTGGAAACCATGTGCATCGGGGGCGGCCAGGGCTTGGCCGCCGTGTTCGAGAGGGTGGCGTAA